The Synechococcus sp. BL107 nucleotide sequence GGGCGCAAGGGGCCTCGAGCCAAGCGCTCGACCTTCAATACAAACTTGTGGTGTCTGCACAGGGAGATCTCGACAACCACCGAGCCACCCTCAACCAATGGCAGCAGGTGATACGAGAGCGATCGATTCGATTATTCCGCCAAGGTCAGTTGGAGCAATCCCTGACGCTGCTTCAACCACTCGAACTCCAACAGCGAGAATCCATCCGCGATCTTCGAAACACATTTCAAGAGATCTGGAACCGCAACAGCGTCGAACACACACGCCTCGGACGCCTGGTGCAACAGGAACGATGGTGGGAAGCCCTCGACAGCTTGAATCGCCTCGATCACCCCTGGTGGCAAGCCAAAGCTGAGGAGCAGAAGAAGCGCATCGAAATCGGTCTCGATGGTTTTGACAGCGGAACAGAGCACAACCAACACGCTGTCCAGTCATCCGATGTGATTTCCGGTCAAGAGCTCGACCGGGCGGTTCAGCATCAATTAAGACAAGCCGTCGAACCTTGGGACGCCTTCCAAGCCGGATGCCAAAGCCTGGGGGGGCAAGTCAAAGAAGACGGACCGGAAAGCGTTTGCCAACGGCCAACATCAAGACCATGACAAAATGATCGCGAGATTGACTTAATGCGATGCAGACGGGTGACAAGGTGCAGGTCAACACGTCTGTTGTTGTGTTCAACCACCCCGAGCATCGCGGCGAAGCCTTCGACATGCAGGGTCAAAACGGTGAGATCGTGACCGTGCTGAATGACTGGAAAGGCCGCACGATTAGCCCCACCCTTCCCGTCATCGTTGCGTTTGGTCGATATAAAGCCCATTTCAACGCTGAGGAACTCACTTCGGCGGGATAGAGCGCTTCAAGAAGACCCCCTCTTCCCCGTCAACATCCCGCAAACGGAGCTCAATCGTTTCGCTACGCCTTGAAGGAACGGTGCGGCCACAGAAGTCCGGCTGAATCGGCAACTCCCTGTGCCCACGGTCCACCATCACAAGCAACATCACGCGCTGGGCTCGACCCCAGCCATGAAGCGCCTCCAGGGCTGCGCGCACCGTACGGCCTGTGAAAATCACATCGTCCACCAACAACACCTGCCGATCTTCCAAGTTGCAGGGGAGAGTGGTGGTTTGGGCCAAGCGTGTACCGATCCGCTCGAGATCATCTCGATGAAAGGTTGGGTCGATCGATCCTTGAGCAATGGGGTGACCACACATCCGCTCCAATTCTCTGGCCAACACACGGGATAACTCCACGCCTCGTGTGGGGATACCAAGCAACATCAAGCGACGACTGTCATCCACTTGTTCCAACACCTGCGTTGCCAATCGGACCAAGGTTCGCCCCAGCTCACGGTCAGAGAGAATTTCAACCCTGTCTTGGTCGGCCATAGAAGCGAAGAATGTGGTGTTGAGGTCAAACGACGAGTTGTGGCTGGTCGGAGAGTTAGGTTGACTTTGGAAAAGTCCTTCAGAAGCGACGGTCGCGGGTGAACGAACGTGGACAGCAGCACTTCCAACGGTTCAGCACGCACCGGATCCATTGCTCCGGTGGTTCTCACCATTCTTGATGGCTGGGGGCATCGAGACGAACAAGAAAACAATGCCATTCGACAAGGAGATACTCCTGTAATGGAGGCCCTTTGGCATGCCTATCCCCACACTTTGATCCAAGCCAGTGGATCTCATGTGGGACTCCCAGATCAACAAATGGGAAATTCCGAAGTTGGTCACCTCACCATTGGTGCTGGACGCATTATTCGTCAGGAACTGGTTCGCATCAGCGAGACGGTGCGCAATGATCAGCTCAAAAACACCCCAGAGCTGCAAAACCTTGCCAAACGGGTGAAGGCTGCTGGGAGCACACTCCACCTACTCGGATTGTGTTCCGACGGAGGGGTCCATAGCCATGTCAACCACCTCTGTGGTGTGATCCGCTGGGCAGCAGAAGCCGGTATTACCAAGGTTGCAGTTCATGTCATCACCGATGGACGTGACACCCCAACCAAGAGTGCACCGGGCTACGTCAAAGCTGTCCAGGACTGCATTCAATCCACTGGCGTCGGCACAATTGCCAGCCTATGCGGTCGTTATTGGGCGATGGACCGAGACCAACGCTGGGAACGAACAGACAAGGCTTACAGGCTCTACACCGATCCCAGCATCGACGTGGATCAGCGCCAACCCGAAGACATCCTCACCGACAGTTACGGGGACGGGATCACCGATGAATTCCTCGAACCAGTTCGTCTTCAAAACACCGTGATGCAGGACGGCGATGCCCTGCTGATGTTCAATTTCCGACCCGACCGTGCCCGTCAAATCATTCAGGCCCTAATTTTAAAGGATTTTGACGGCTTTGATCGGGAACACACTCCGGCACTGGATATTCTGACCTTCACTCAGCTCGAACAAAACCTGCCGGTTTCCGTGGCCTTCCCCCCAGAACCTCTCAACAATCTTTTGGGGCAAGTTGTTTCTGAAGCGGGATTGCTTCAATACAGAACGGCAGAAACAGAGAAATACCCGCACGTCACTTATTTCATGAATGGAGGAATCGAACAGCCCTTGCAGGGAGAAGAGCGTCATCTCGTTCCATCCCCCCGTGTCGCAACCTACGACCTGTCTCCTGCCATGTCGGCGGATGAACTCACCACAAGTTGCATCAAGGCCATTGAAACGAGGAAGTACGCCTTAATCGTGATCAACTACGCCAATCCCGACATGGTGGGACATACGGGGATGATGGACGCAGCCAAAGAGGCGATCCAAACCGTCGACACCTGCATTGGTCGTTTACTCAATGCGATCGGCCGAGAAGGAGGAAGCATGTTGATCACAGCCGATCATGGCAATGCGGAATTAATGCAAGGAACCGACGGTCAGGCCTGGACTGCCCACACCACCAACCCTGTACCGGTCATCCTGGTGGAAGGAGAGCAACGCAAAATCCCCGGCCACGGGAATGGGATTACGCTTCGTGATAACGGCGGACTAGCCGATATCGCCCCAACGCTTCTGCAGATTCTCGATCTACCGCAACCGAGTGCCATGACAGGGAACAGTTTAATTGCTCCCATGTCGAACATCGATCCCTCTCCTCTGTCTGCCCGTCTACCCCAACCCGTCTGATGATGCTCAACTCAATCCTGTCTTGGACGTGGATCGGCAGCGGTGTGCTGCTTATCGTTTTAGTGCTTCTACACAGTCCAAAAGGTGATGGCATGGGGGGACTCGCCGCCAGTGGAAGCTCAATGTTCAGCAGTGCGAGTAGTGCAGAAGCCACTCTGAACAGATTTACCTGGACCTGCCTAGCCATCTTTTTAAGCCTGGCGGTGATCCTGAGTGCTGGATGGTTGAACTAAACAAATTTGCGCCAAGAGGCTTATATTTTAGAGCTCAAATTACGCATAAATTTCAGTCCTGCGATTGAATACTCTATATTCACTGTATTGCAATCTTCAGCATATTTAACAAGATCAATCAACAATAATTCCGATTACCAAAGAAGAGAAGACCCATTCGTCTGATGGCTGGATGCAATTAAGTCGATCCACTCTCTTCGCCAAACCATGACAGACGAAATTGATATAAGTAGCTGAAAATAATGGCAACACTCTCCAGGAAGAGGCATAGCCAAAATATATTGCCCATATATAAATTACAAGAGTTCCGCTACAGAGCATGCTCTGACAACGATGATACTAAAAGTAGGCAAATGCCCACCATTTCATATACTCTTAGCAGCACTTAATCCGAGACAAATAGCTTTATAGAAATCAACCAAATTACACAAGCCACAATCAAACACCTAAGCGAGAAGCCAGAACAAAAGCTTGAGGCACGAACACCTCTAAGTTCTAATACGAATAGTCAATCCATACGATCTGGGAATAATTTAGAAACTCAATTTAAGAACTGATATAAGCAAAATAACAACTATATATAAAGCCTAGGATTGAGGACTCGCAATGCAAACCACCAATCTCTTGCCAATGCTAAAATTGATGATCCAGTCCAGAGGGAAGTGCAAAAAATAAAGCTATTCCTACACATTGGCCACGGAAAAACTGGCACCTCCGCTATCCAGTCATCACTGGCCATCGCTTCAGATGAATTATCCAAGAAAGGGATTAGCTACCCAATACAGCAGTCTCTCCGCGAACAAGCTTCTCAACTGGAAATCACTTCCGGCAATTGGCAGCCCAGCCCAGAGTCAAGCCTGACCAAGCAATTGCTGGAAATTTCGAAGACCAATCAAAGATATTCGAGCATCGTTTTAAGCTCAGAATCTCTTTTCTGGCACGTTCCGGAACTTATTCAAAACAAAAGCTTATGGGAAAATCATATCGATATGCACATCATTCTGGCAGTACGAGAGATTGAAGAGATGCTCTCTTCCGAATACCAACAACGCGTTAAGCGACATGGGGACTCCGTGCCACTGAACCAATTTCTTCGAGCCAGACATTTCATATCATCACACCACGAGAAAGCCTCCGAAATCATTGAGATGATGTCTCGTTCGAACATCTCAAATACAATTATTAATTATTCAAAGCATAAACGTGACATCTCACAATTATTTTTCAGACTCATAGGCGCAGAAAAAATCTATCCTGCAGATCGAATGAATGGAGCAATTATCAATAGAAGTCTTAGCCACAAAGAACTTGAGACTCTTGTCACTATTAATGCTCTCTATTACAACAAGTTCCCATGGATCAGCACAAGAATTTCAGATGCATTAATTAGACATCAACCCAAGCTGGGATCACAACAATGCGAAATTGACGAGCAGAATCTTGATAAAGTATATGAAAAGAACAATGGCTATCTTCAAATCATCAATGCACGTCTCGATCCAACCGAACAGCTCACATCACTCACAACATTCAGTCACAAAGTAATACAAGACAATTCACCAGAAAAAATCAACCAAATTCGCGAAGATGAGTGCATATCTATGCGTCTCATCGGAGATACACTGCTAAAGGTATTGACCAAAAAGTCACAGCAAAAGCTCTCGAACGATACTGTTGATGCAATCATAAAATTGAGCCAATCTGGAAAAGTATCGAAGACAACAGAGGTTGAGCTCTTGGCACTTGCAAAGGAGAACCGACCACAAGGACAAAAGCTAGCAAGACTACTGGAACGTGCTAAGACAGAATTATCAAATACTTAATCGTCAGTAGATTTTATTTGTCAACATTAGCCGTTTTCACTGTCATCTAAAGCAGCCCCTATATAAATTCTAAATCCAACAATTATCCGCATATAGAGAAATCAAGCATCATGCATGTATAATCATACTACAAGGGTTATAGAGAACAAGATGGAAGAAAATTTTGAGCGAGAAACGGTGATAAAAAACAAAATTCATATTCCACGAAAACTACCAAGTTCTCTGGTTCGAAAAACCCGCAGTCCATTTTGGAAAAAACTAATTAAGTCGATAGAAAAGAAAGAAGCAGAAACAACCCTCGAAATAGTTAAAACAATTGACAAGCAAAAAAAATTTTTATTTCTCCCTCATCCGTTCTTAGAGGCTATAGATACATTTGCAGCAAAAAGCATACGTCAAGGGATGTGCAACTTTATTTTTTTCTATGATTCAAGCGGCCAAAATCAATGGATTTTATGTCAATGTACTTCATTCGTTGATGCTATTTTTTCGTCAACATATTCAGGCAAACACAAATCTTCGGTCAATGACGAGTTACTGCTCGCTGCAATCAAGCGAGTCTTTAAAGCTGAAGACAAGGCCGATGCGAAACAATGCGGGATTGAGAAAGCGATATTTTCCGGCTACCTGCTAGACCAAACAAGACCTTATCACCACTTCTACGATCAACTCAAGTGGCTAATACATTTACAAACCAAAAAGCCAATAGTTAGTGACAAATCTTTTTTCGCCCCAAAATACTATAAAAGGAATCCATCTTTCTCCAAAAATTATCCTACATTTTCTATGTTTCCATTGGTTATTGGATCGAATCAATTGGGGATAAAACTTGATAAATATTCAGATCAGATGGAAAAAATAGTCTATAAAGACAGCTTAAAAGACCTGTATGGTGGAATCATTAATTATCGATGGAATCAAGCCATCCGCACACTCAAACAATTACCGGCAAAAAATAAAACTCTTACACTTTGGTTTGGCATTTCTGGGCAAAAAAGAATATGGGTTGAGCAGGAAGATTTTCTACCGGCTCTCGTCCAACAACTAAAACCATGGTTCGATTCATTTGTCTTTTTTATTGATGGCTATACACAATACGAATGCACCACTAATGATCATCCCATTAAGGGGATGAAACAAACCGGGATCAGTCAGGATCTTGAAATTGTCAATTCCATAAGGCAAAAATTATTGCCTTTTTCAAATACGCACATCGTAAATCTTGTTGGGCAAACTTATCGAAAAAAAATCCAACAATGTCAGTCCGTTGACTTTTTCATCGCAAATGCTGGAGCAGGTCAGTTAACTCCTCATCGCTTTTGCAAAAAGCCAGGCATCTTGCATTCTAATGAAAAGCATTGTGTTTTTTCGATGGGAATTAACAATACAACCGTAAAGCTAGTCAACAAATCGCTCGTCAATGATGTTGGCAACCTATTTACAAAGGGCAAAAATATAGAAGCAAAGCCAGCAGGCCTTGGATTCATCAGCTACAGCATAGACGTGCAAGTCATTATCAACATGACTGCAGACATGTTGAAGCTGAAGAAATAATCGCAAAACCTATAATAACGAAAAGACAGCCTTAGCAAATTGGTTTAAATTAACCTTCCAATAAAAAATGACATAAAAAACGGAGAAAGAAATACTTTCTCCGTTATAAAATTAGTGATTTAAGACCTTAATTTATAAAGGTCTAGAAATCTAGTAATCAAAGTCACCACCACCCATGCCACCGCCGGCAGGTGCTGCGTCTTTCTTCTCAGGAAGGTCAGCAACAATGCATTCAGTGGTGAGCACCATGCCAGCAATTGAGGCAGCATTCTGCAAACCAGAACGCGTTACCTTGGCAGGGTCAACGATTCCAGCCGCCAGCATGTCGACATAGTCGCCATTGGCAGCGTTATAGCCCTCGTTGTTTGAGCGGGACTTAACATTTTCAGCGACCACAGCACCATTGGCACCAGCATTTTCAGCGATGCGCATCAGTGGGGCTGTTAGAGCTGCCGCAACAATATTGGCACCGATCAACTCTTCGCCGGAGAGGTTGCCATTGGCCCACTCTTCGAGGGCAGGAGCCAGGTGAGCCAAGGTGGTACCACCACCTGGAACGATGCCTTCTTCCACGGCTGCCTTGGTGGCATTGATGGCATCTTCCAGACGAAGCTTTTTGTCCTTCATCTCGGTTTCAGTCGCCGCACCCACTTTTACGACCGCAACACCACCAGCCAGTTTGGCCAGACGCTCTTGCAGCTTTTCTTTGTCATAGGTGGAGTCGGTTTCGTCCATCTGCTTTTTGATCTGCTCGCAACGAGCACCAACAGCAGCCTCATTACCTTCGGCAACGATGGTGGTGGTGTCTTTGTTGATCGTGATGCGACGGGCTGTGCCCAACATCTCCAACTTGGCGTTCTCGAGTTTCAGACCAGCGTCTTCGGTGATCAGCTGACCATTCGTCAGCACAGCCATGTCTTCAAGCATGGCCTTACGGCGATCACCGAAACCGGGAGCCTTCACCGCTGCCACATTCAGCACACCGCGCAAACGGTTCACCACAAGGGTGGCGAGGGCTTCTTTTTCGATGTCTTCAGCAATGATCAGAAGAGGTTTTCCGGTGCGTGCAATTTGCTCGAGCACAGGAACGAGATCTTGAACAAGACCGATTTTCTTGTCTGTTAGAAGGATGTAAGGCTCATCGAGGACAGCTTCCATCCGCTCGGTGTCGGTGGCGAAGTAAGGGGAGATATATCCCTTATCGAAACGCATTCCCTCGGTGACTTCGAGCTCTGTCTCCATGGATTTACCTTCTTCCAGGGAAATCACCCCTTCCTTGCCAACTTTGTCCATGGCATCGGCGATCATTTTGCCGACTTCCTCGTCATTGCCTGCAGAAATCGTGCCGACCTGGGCAATGGCATTGCTGTCAGCAATGGGCTTGGCCATGTCCTTGATCTTGCCGACCAAGAAATCGGACGCCTTATCAATACCTTTTTTGAGGGTGATGGCGTTCGCACCTGCAGCGACGTTGCGGAGACCGGCCTTCACCATGGCGTGGGCCAGGACGGTAGCCGTTGTGGTGCCGTCACCAGCGGCATCGTTGGTTTTGGATGCGGCCTGACGGATCAAAGCAACGCCAGTGTTCTCGATGTGATCTTCCAGCTCGATCTCTTTCGCGATGGTGACACCATCGTTGATGATCTGAGGAGATCCAAATTTCTTCTCAAGAACCACGTTGCGCCCTTTTGGACCCAAGGTGACGGCAACAGATTCGGCAAGGATATCGATGCCTTTTTCGAGAGCACGACGGGCGTTCTCGTTATAAATAATGCGCTTAGCCATGGAAATTGTGTCCTAAAAAAATAGTGTTAATTGCAGCCAAGGGTTCAAAACCTCAGCGCGTCGTCAACCGAATTAGTTAACGATTGCGAGGATGTCCTTTTCGGAAAGCAAGACGTACTCATCGCTGCCGAGCTTGATGTCGGTACCGGCGTACTTGCTGTACAGAACTTTGTCGCCAATACCAACCTCAGGTGACTGACGGCTGCCGTCTTCATTGGACTTACCGGGGCCGACTTGAACGACCTCACCAACTTGAGGCTTTTCCTTGGCGGTATCGGGCAGAAGAATGCCACCGGCAGTTTTTTCTTCCGACTCAGAAACCTTGACGAAGACGCGGTCGCCAAGGGGTTTAACCGTGGAGACGCTGAGGGAAACAGCAGCCATGAGTTGTTGCAAAAGCAGGGACAAAGCACTGAGGGACTCGCATAAACACGAGTTGGCACTCAGGGCCGTTGACTGCCAACGTATGCAAAGACACCCCCCACGCACCACAAGACGACTGTGCGGGTGACCGAACAGAACGGACTTTTGCCTGCGGGCTGATCAGCCGCCACAGCGGTGGTATGGTTGCGCCGCTCTGAATGGGTCTCGAGCGCGCTGCGCCTGATCCCGTAACTCTCCTTACTTATGGTCGCTTCTGCTCCTGCATCCGCTGGCACCAAAGGCGTGATCCGCCAAGTGATTGGCCCGGTTCTGGACGTGGAATTCCCCGCCGGGAAATTGCCCAAGATCTACAACGCACTTCGTGTTGAAGCGAAGAACACGAGTGGCCAAGACGTGGCCCTCACCGCCGAAGTGCAACAGCTCCTTGGTGACCACCGCGTCCGCGCCGTGGCCATGAGCGGCACTGACGGGTTGGTTCGCGGCATGGAAGCCGTCGATACCGGCGCTCCGATCTCAGTTCCCGTCGGCGAAGCCACTCTGGGTCGCATCTTCAACGTCCTCGGCGAACCCGTGGATGAGCAAGGTCCTGTTAAAACCAAAACCACGGCTCCAATTCATCGTGAGGCGCCCAAGCTCACTGAGCTGGAAACCAAGCCGAAGGTGTTTGAAACCGGCATCAAGGTGATCGACCTTCTCGCTCCCTACCGCCAAGGAGGAAAAGTTGGCTTGTTCGGCGGTGCTGGTGTTGGCAAAACCGTTCTGATTCAAGAATTGATCAACAACATCGCCAAAGAACATGGCGGTGTGTCTGTGTTCGGTGGTGTCGGCGAACGTACAAGGGAAGGCAACGACCTCTATGAGGAATTCAAGGAATCTGGCGTGATCAACGCCGATGACCTCTCTAAGTCGAAGGTGGCGCTCTGCTACGGCCAGATGAACGAGCCCCCCGGTGCGCGCATGCGTGTCGGCCTCTCAGCCCTCACCATGGCTGAGCACTTCCGCGACGTGAACAAGCAAGACGTGTTGCTGTTCGTTGACAACATTTTCCGCTTCGTTCAGGCCGGTTCTGAGGTATCTGCTCTTCTGGGCCGAATGCCATCCGCTGTGGGATACCAACCCACCCTTGGTACCGACGTGGGAACCCTTCAAGAACGCGTTGCGTCCACCGTGGAAGGCTCGATCACGTCGATCCAGGCTGTGTACGTGCCTGCCGACGATCTCACCGACCCAGCACCAGCTACCACCTTTGCTCACCTGGACGCCACAACGGTTCTGAACCGTGCTTTGGCTTCCAAAGGGATCTACCCAGCTGTGGACCCTCTGGACTCCTCCAGCACGATGCTCCAGCCCGCCGTGGTTGGAGACGAGCACTACAGAACGGCCCGCGCCGTCCAGTCCACCCTGCAGCGTTACAAGGAACTTCAAGACATCATTGCCATCCTTGGCCTTGATGAACTCTCCGAAGACGACCGTCAAACCGTTGACCGGGCTCGCAAAGTGGAGAAATTCCTGTCCCAGCCCTTCTTCGTTGCTGAGATCTTCACCGGCATGCCTGGCAAATACGTGAAATTGGAAGAAACCATCACTGGCTTCAACCAAATTCTCGCTGGCGACCTCGACGATCTTCCTGAGCAGGCCTTCTACCTCGTAGGAAGTATCGAAGAAGTGAAGGCCAAGGCCCAGAAAATGGCTGCTGAATCCAAGTAATTCACGATCGGGGGATGTGACTCACATCCCTTCTTACTTGCCCGTTTTCCTTTCTTCTTCCCTTCGAACCCAGGTTCATGTCCCTCACCCTCCGCGTGCTGGCACCAGACCAGAACGTGTTTGATGGCAGCGCCGATGAGGTGATTCTGCCCAGTACCACAGGTCAGCTCGGCATTCTGACTGGCCATATCTCAATGCTTACGGCCATTGACGTTGGTGTTTTGCGTGTTCGTGCGAACGGCTCGTGGAATTCCATCGCCTTGATGGGTGGATTTGCGGAAGTCGATTCCGACGAAGTCACCGTTTTGGTGAACAAAGCAGAGCTTGGCAGCAGCATCGATGCCAACGCCGCGGAAGCAGACTTTCAAAAGGCAACGTCCGCTGTTGCTGGCATGGAAGGTCAACCTGCATCAGCTGAAAAGGTGAAGGCCCAACAGCAGCTCAATGAGGCGCGTGCTCGCATGCAAGCCAGCAAGTCGGCTGACTGACCGACCATGGCTGCCTGCCTGAAGGGCAGAGCGATTGCTCTTTATAACTTCGCCGGAAGCTGAGCTTCCGGCTTTTTTTGCGCTTTGTTGGGTTCGCAAAGAACGCAGTCGATTCAGTATTTCCATAAAAAACGACCTGCAAAGGCAGGCCGTTTTTTTTACGCACAAACCGATCAACGGGCGATCAAGCGGTACCGCAGAACGTCACGTCAGGGAACTTCAGTTTGGCTTCATCAAGGCTCTTGCCTTTGCCTTCTTCCTGCCAATAATTGATCACTTCCGTGGCCTGGTTGAGAACTTCAACACGCTCGTTGTCGGTGATCCAGCTCTTTCCCTCAAGTTCTGTTTTGAGAGTTTCCCAGGCATCCTCACGGGGCCAGAAGAAGTAGGACGTGAGGGGGCTTGGGCCACCACCCACAATCTGATCCACGGCGAGGGCAACGTTGTCTGGGAGCCAGAGGATCTTCAGCAGAAAACGACCTTCATCAGCCTTTGGCGTGTAGCCAGAAGGAACGCCATCGGCGTCGATCGTTGCGGATGCCAGCGCTGCTGCTGCACCAGTCAAAACAGGTCGTCCCTCGGCTTTGATTGGGGCTGGGGTTGCTGGCGCTGGGTCTGCTGAAGTTTCAGCAGTCTTTTCAGTGGGATCAGCTGCCTGGGTGGCGTCTTCAACCGCAGCGGCGGCCGGAGTCGCGACCTCCTGGTCGGTGGTGGCAGCGCCTTCGGTAGCCGTCATGGGGTCAGCGCTCAAGTCAGAAATACAAGAAGAACTAGCCTACCAGCCGCTTTATTCAGCTTTAACTCTGGGATCACCTTCCATTCTTCTGTTCGACATCGACGGAGTCATCCGTGATGTGGCCGGCAGCTATCGCATGGCGCTCCAGGAGACGGTGGCGCACTACAGCGGATGGCGGCCATCCGCTGAGGAGATCGACGCGCTGAAAGGGGAAGGCCTCTGGAACAACGACTGGGACGCCAGCCTCGAATTCCTGCGGCGCCGAGGGGGAGAACCACCAGATCGGAACCATCTGATCTCGGTTTTTAGTGATTTTTACTTTGGTGGTAATCCCAACGGTGATCCCAGCCAATGGAAGGGCTTCATCGGGAATGAGCCCTTGCTCGTGGATCCAGATTTTTTCGCCAATCTCAGTCGTCAAGGTTGGCGCTGGGGCTTTGTCAGTGGAGCGGAACCGCCCTCCGCGCGCTTCGTGCTCCAAGAGCGATTGGGATTAATCGACCCACCGTTGATTGCGATGGGCGACGCGCCAGACAAACCCGATCCAACGGGGTTGATCCGCCTAGCCGAGCAACTCGCTGCCGGTGAACATCCACAACGCATCGCTTACATCGGCGACACGGTGGCTGACGTGACCACAGTGGTCAATGCCAGAAGGATCCGACCAGAGCTGCCCTGGCAAAGCCTGGCCGTTAGCCCTCCCCACGTGAAGAACGTGGTTGCCTATCAGCAATCGCTGCGCAGAGCAGGCGCCGATCGGGTGCTCAATCACACCCTGGATCTCCTCGGTCTCCTCTAGCTCTCCATCGCGGCGAGACTCTTTTGGGCGATGTGGGTCAACACCTCATGGCCCTGATCGGTGACGGCAACGTCATCTTCAATCCGAATGCCAATCCCTTTCCACCGATCGTCAATCTCGGGCTGACCCTCGGGAACTGCCAAGCGATCGCTGATGTAAAGCCCTGGCTCCACGGTGAGCACGAAGCCCGTTTCTAATTCAGCGGGCCGTTCACCCAACCGATAGGCCCCCACATCATGGACATCCAACCCCAACCAATGACCGGTGCGATGCATGTAGAGATGGCGGTAATCCCCTCGTTCAATCAATCCATCGGGATCTCCAACGAGAAGGCCCAAATCAACGAGACCCTCAACCAACGTGCGTAACGCTGTGTTGTGCACGTTTTCTGCCGTTCCGCCCGGTCGAACCATCTCGATGGCCGATTCCTGGGCCGCTAAGACCAGGCTGTAGAGCTCACGCTGCTCGGCGCTGAAGCGACCATTAACGGGAAATGTGCGGGTGATATCGCCGTTGTAATAGTCCTCCACGGAACATCCGGCATCGATCAGGAGCAAATCTCCGTCCTGCAGGGGGGCCGTGTTGGCGGTGTAATGAAGAACGCAGGCGTTATCGCCGCCGGCGACGATGGATCCATAGGCAGGGCCCCGGGCCCCACTGGCCCGAAAATGGGACTCAATCGCCGCCTGCACTTCCGACTCCCTCATCCCAGGGCGGGTCATCTCCCGTGCCAGTTCATGGGCTTCTGCGGAAATTCGACAGGCATCGCGCAACCGCGCCAGCTCGTGCGGGTCTTTGCGAAGACGCAGACGATGAAGGATCGGCGTCGGCGCCACCAAACCAAACGCCGCTTCTCCAGAGCGTGCATACATGTCGAGCTGACGCCCCCAAGCGGCAAGCACGAGTGGCTCAACGGCTGGGTGACGACCAATCCGGAATGCAATGGCTTCCGCTCCATTCAAATAACCAGACAATTTCTCCTGGAGTTGATCAAGGGGATGGGCGAGGTCAGCCCCATAGCG carries:
- a CDS encoding ferredoxin-thioredoxin reductase variable chain; translation: MQTGDKVQVNTSVVVFNHPEHRGEAFDMQGQNGEIVTVLNDWKGRTISPTLPVIVAFGRYKAHFNAEELTSAG
- the pyrR gene encoding bifunctional pyr operon transcriptional regulator/uracil phosphoribosyltransferase PyrR, with protein sequence MADQDRVEILSDRELGRTLVRLATQVLEQVDDSRRLMLLGIPTRGVELSRVLARELERMCGHPIAQGSIDPTFHRDDLERIGTRLAQTTTLPCNLEDRQVLLVDDVIFTGRTVRAALEALHGWGRAQRVMLLVMVDRGHRELPIQPDFCGRTVPSRRSETIELRLRDVDGEEGVFLKRSIPPK
- the gpmI gene encoding 2,3-bisphosphoglycerate-independent phosphoglycerate mutase is translated as MDSSTSNGSARTGSIAPVVLTILDGWGHRDEQENNAIRQGDTPVMEALWHAYPHTLIQASGSHVGLPDQQMGNSEVGHLTIGAGRIIRQELVRISETVRNDQLKNTPELQNLAKRVKAAGSTLHLLGLCSDGGVHSHVNHLCGVIRWAAEAGITKVAVHVITDGRDTPTKSAPGYVKAVQDCIQSTGVGTIASLCGRYWAMDRDQRWERTDKAYRLYTDPSIDVDQRQPEDILTDSYGDGITDEFLEPVRLQNTVMQDGDALLMFNFRPDRARQIIQALILKDFDGFDREHTPALDILTFTQLEQNLPVSVAFPPEPLNNLLGQVVSEAGLLQYRTAETEKYPHVTYFMNGGIEQPLQGEERHLVPSPRVATYDLSPAMSADELTTSCIKAIETRKYALIVINYANPDMVGHTGMMDAAKEAIQTVDTCIGRLLNAIGREGGSMLITADHGNAELMQGTDGQAWTAHTTNPVPVILVEGEQRKIPGHGNGITLRDNGGLADIAPTLLQILDLPQPSAMTGNSLIAPMSNIDPSPLSARLPQPV
- the secG gene encoding preprotein translocase subunit SecG, whose amino-acid sequence is MLNSILSWTWIGSGVLLIVLVLLHSPKGDGMGGLAASGSSMFSSASSAEATLNRFTWTCLAIFLSLAVILSAGWLN
- the groL gene encoding chaperonin GroEL (60 kDa chaperone family; promotes refolding of misfolded polypeptides especially under stressful conditions; forms two stacked rings of heptamers to form a barrel-shaped 14mer; ends can be capped by GroES; misfolded proteins enter the barrel where they are refolded when GroES binds), which translates into the protein MAKRIIYNENARRALEKGIDILAESVAVTLGPKGRNVVLEKKFGSPQIINDGVTIAKEIELEDHIENTGVALIRQAASKTNDAAGDGTTTATVLAHAMVKAGLRNVAAGANAITLKKGIDKASDFLVGKIKDMAKPIADSNAIAQVGTISAGNDEEVGKMIADAMDKVGKEGVISLEEGKSMETELEVTEGMRFDKGYISPYFATDTERMEAVLDEPYILLTDKKIGLVQDLVPVLEQIARTGKPLLIIAEDIEKEALATLVVNRLRGVLNVAAVKAPGFGDRRKAMLEDMAVLTNGQLITEDAGLKLENAKLEMLGTARRITINKDTTTIVAEGNEAAVGARCEQIKKQMDETDSTYDKEKLQERLAKLAGGVAVVKVGAATETEMKDKKLRLEDAINATKAAVEEGIVPGGGTTLAHLAPALEEWANGNLSGEELIGANIVAAALTAPLMRIAENAGANGAVVAENVKSRSNNEGYNAANGDYVDMLAAGIVDPAKVTRSGLQNAASIAGMVLTTECIVADLPEKKDAAPAGGGMGGGDFDY
- the groES gene encoding co-chaperone GroES, with protein sequence MAAVSLSVSTVKPLGDRVFVKVSESEEKTAGGILLPDTAKEKPQVGEVVQVGPGKSNEDGSRQSPEVGIGDKVLYSKYAGTDIKLGSDEYVLLSEKDILAIVN